A region from the Halomarina litorea genome encodes:
- the glnA gene encoding type I glutamate--ammonia ligase, which yields MTNPNVTPDGGLTTAAQSVVDEIESKEVDFLRLQFTDILGTVKNVAVPASQAEKAFTEGIYFDGSSIEGFVRIQESDMRLMPDPATFAVLPWRDGKSARLMCDVVDTSTAEPFEGDPRYVLRQALARADEMGYQVNAAPEPEFFLFEEDEDGTATTKTNDAGGYFDVAPKDLASDVRRDIIYGLEQMDFEIEASHHEVAEGQHEINFKYDDALSTADNVATFRMVVRAIAAEHGYHATFMPKPIARINGSGMHTHVSLFTEDGENAFHDDDDEFNLSATAHSFLAGVLEHAPAITAICNPTVNSYKRLVPGYEAPVYVAWSDRNRSALIRKPAARVPAASRIELRSPDPSCNPYLALAVIIHAGLDGIERDLEAPDPVRENIYEFDEEKREEYGIDTLPANLGQALTALESDEVVREAIGDHVYEKFVAAKTQEYDDYRVDVSQWELDRYLETF from the coding sequence ATGACAAACCCAAACGTAACTCCCGACGGTGGGTTGACGACGGCAGCCCAGTCGGTCGTCGACGAGATCGAATCGAAGGAAGTCGACTTCCTGCGCCTCCAGTTCACCGACATCCTCGGGACGGTGAAGAACGTCGCCGTCCCGGCCTCGCAGGCCGAGAAGGCGTTCACCGAGGGCATCTACTTCGACGGCTCCTCCATCGAGGGGTTCGTCCGCATCCAGGAGAGCGACATGCGCCTCATGCCCGACCCGGCGACGTTCGCCGTCCTGCCGTGGCGCGACGGGAAGTCCGCCCGCCTCATGTGCGACGTCGTCGACACCTCGACGGCCGAACCGTTCGAGGGCGACCCCCGGTACGTCCTCCGGCAGGCGCTCGCACGCGCCGACGAGATGGGCTACCAGGTCAACGCCGCGCCCGAACCCGAGTTCTTCCTGTTCGAGGAGGACGAGGACGGGACCGCGACGACGAAGACCAACGACGCCGGCGGCTACTTCGACGTCGCCCCCAAGGACCTCGCCTCCGATGTCCGCCGTGACATCATCTACGGCCTCGAACAGATGGACTTCGAGATCGAGGCCAGCCACCACGAGGTCGCGGAGGGGCAACACGAGATCAACTTCAAGTACGACGACGCGCTGTCGACGGCCGACAACGTCGCCACCTTCCGCATGGTCGTCCGCGCCATCGCCGCCGAACACGGCTACCACGCGACGTTCATGCCCAAGCCCATCGCCCGGATCAACGGGTCGGGGATGCACACCCACGTCTCGCTGTTCACCGAGGACGGCGAGAACGCGTTCCACGACGACGACGACGAGTTCAACCTCTCGGCGACGGCCCACTCGTTCCTCGCGGGCGTCCTCGAACACGCCCCGGCCATCACGGCCATCTGCAACCCGACGGTCAACAGTTACAAGCGCCTCGTCCCCGGCTACGAGGCACCCGTCTACGTAGCGTGGTCCGACCGCAACCGCTCGGCGCTCATCCGCAAGCCTGCGGCCCGCGTCCCGGCCGCCTCGCGCATCGAACTGCGCTCGCCGGACCCGTCGTGTAACCCCTACCTCGCGCTCGCGGTCATCATCCACGCCGGTCTCGACGGCATCGAACGCGACCTCGAGGCCCCCGACCCGGTCCGCGAGAACATCTACGAGTTCGACGAGGAGAAACGCGAGGAGTACGGCATCGACACGCTCCCCGCCAACCTCGGGCAGGCGCTCACGGCCCTCGAGAGCGACGAAGTCGTCCGCGAGGCCATCGGCGACCACGTCTACGAGAAGTTCGTCGCCGCGAAAACCCAGGAGTACGACGACTACCGCGTCGACGTCTCCCAGTGGGAACTCGACCGCTACCTCGAGACGTTCTGA
- the lrp gene encoding HTH-type transcriptional regulator Lrp, with protein sequence MTYENLDEKLVNALLQDGRASLRSLAEELDVSVTTVSNHLKDLESKGVIRGYTPIVDYDALGYDVTAVIQLKVEGNAIQEVADALREAKQMISVYEVTGDHDIIAIGKFRDTDGMNEQIKQLLRDTNIKESNTSVVLNAVTEHEQFPLDVEE encoded by the coding sequence ATGACGTACGAAAATCTAGACGAGAAGCTCGTCAACGCCCTCCTGCAGGACGGGCGAGCCAGTCTCCGGAGCCTCGCGGAGGAACTCGACGTCTCCGTCACGACCGTCTCGAACCACCTGAAGGACCTCGAATCGAAGGGGGTCATCCGCGGCTACACCCCCATCGTGGACTACGACGCGCTAGGCTACGACGTGACCGCCGTCATCCAGCTGAAGGTGGAGGGCAACGCCATCCAGGAGGTCGCGGACGCGCTCCGCGAGGCCAAGCAGATGATCTCCGTCTACGAGGTGACCGGCGACCACGACATCATCGCCATCGGCAAGTTCCGCGACACGGACGGCATGAACGAGCAGATCAAACAGCTCCTGCGGGACACGAACATCAAGGAGTCGAACACCAGCGTGGTGCTGAACGCCGTTACCGAACACGAGCAGTTCCCGCTCGACGTCGAGGAGTAG
- a CDS encoding hemolysin family protein, which translates to MAVPPRDLHMLTTTAALLGGLAILALTLASAYFSSSEIAVFSLPAHRLDGMPDSRRVGTLRRLKADPHRLLVTILVGNNVVNIAIASIATVLLADALPAEYAVVASTLGVSTVVLVFGEIVPKSYGVANAESWAVRSAGSLATLQWVLYPIVAAFDRGTAALARLVGGERDLERPYVTREELSALVGTAEEQGVIDDEEERMLQGVFEFAEITAGEVMTPRADVVAVAADTPVDEALATCARERRTRLPVFETDLDSVVGYVDVRDLLGAEARGEALTDVLNPVLHVFEGRALDEVLEDLRAEGVELAVVFDQFGAAEGLLTLEDLAEAVVGELYDVGERRTVVPLDAGGVRARGKAAVGDVATALGTPFGDDDLQTVAGLLADRLGRPAEEGETVRVDGVALTVERVAGNRVRRVHVESEEVERPPDEDGTEE; encoded by the coding sequence GTGGCCGTCCCGCCAAGGGACCTCCACATGCTCACGACGACGGCCGCACTCCTCGGTGGCCTCGCCATCCTCGCGCTCACCCTCGCCAGTGCCTACTTCTCCAGCAGCGAGATCGCCGTCTTCTCGCTGCCCGCCCACCGCCTCGACGGCATGCCCGACTCCCGCCGGGTCGGAACGCTCAGACGCCTCAAGGCCGACCCGCACCGCCTGCTCGTCACCATCCTCGTCGGCAACAACGTCGTCAACATCGCCATCGCCAGCATCGCCACCGTGCTCCTCGCGGATGCGCTCCCCGCCGAGTACGCCGTCGTCGCCTCCACGCTCGGCGTGAGCACGGTGGTGCTCGTCTTCGGCGAGATCGTCCCGAAGTCCTACGGCGTCGCCAACGCCGAGTCGTGGGCGGTCCGCTCGGCGGGGTCGCTCGCGACGCTCCAGTGGGTCCTCTACCCCATCGTCGCCGCCTTCGACCGGGGGACGGCCGCCCTCGCGCGACTCGTCGGCGGAGAGCGTGACCTCGAACGCCCCTACGTCACCCGCGAGGAACTCTCAGCGCTGGTCGGGACGGCCGAGGAACAGGGCGTCATCGACGACGAGGAAGAGCGGATGCTCCAGGGCGTCTTCGAGTTCGCGGAGATAACCGCGGGCGAGGTGATGACCCCCCGGGCCGACGTGGTCGCCGTCGCCGCGGACACCCCCGTCGACGAGGCGCTCGCGACCTGCGCGCGCGAGCGTCGGACGCGCCTGCCCGTGTTCGAGACGGACCTCGACAGCGTCGTCGGCTACGTCGACGTCCGGGACCTGCTGGGCGCCGAGGCGCGCGGCGAGGCGCTCACGGACGTGCTCAACCCCGTCCTCCACGTCTTCGAGGGGCGCGCGCTCGACGAGGTGCTCGAGGACCTCCGGGCGGAGGGCGTCGAACTCGCCGTCGTCTTCGACCAGTTCGGCGCGGCGGAGGGACTGCTGACGCTGGAGGACCTCGCGGAGGCCGTGGTCGGCGAACTGTACGACGTGGGCGAGCGACGGACAGTCGTCCCCCTCGACGCCGGGGGCGTGCGCGCCCGCGGGAAGGCCGCCGTCGGGGACGTGGCGACCGCGCTCGGGACCCCCTTCGGCGACGACGACCTGCAGACCGTCGCGGGACTGCTCGCCGACCGCCTCGGACGGCCCGCCGAGGAGGGCGAGACGGTGCGCGTCGACGGCGTGGCGCTCACCGTCGAACGCGTCGCGGGCAACCGCGTCCGCCGGGTGCACGTCGAGTCAGAGGAGGTCGAGCGCCCACCGGACGAGGACGGCACCGAGGAGTAG
- a CDS encoding calcium/sodium antiporter, translated as MVDSVGVVVDVVVLVASVGALWLGATLFVDHATRLARRAGVSDLVVGLTVVSVGTSAPEFAVAVDAALVGRPDLAVGGVVGSNLFNFGILGGVVLLAGTSVAVPRELVRRDGPMVLLATALVLWFVRDLRFSSVEGGVLLVLFVVYLVVLFVRGADLPPESAAAPARWFSPLLAVAGIVAIAAGANGVVSAASDLARLLGVSEWVIGVTVVAIGTSSPEIAASVVAARRGFATIAVGNVLGSNLFNLLGVLGVAAVVAPLPVADEAVGQTAWLLGLSVVAVGLVASGRRLSRPEGSLLLGAVLVRWALDLL; from the coding sequence ATGGTGGATTCCGTCGGCGTGGTGGTCGACGTCGTGGTGCTGGTGGCGTCGGTCGGCGCGCTGTGGCTCGGGGCGACGCTGTTCGTCGACCACGCGACCCGACTGGCCCGTCGCGCCGGCGTCTCGGACCTCGTCGTCGGTCTCACCGTCGTCTCGGTCGGCACGTCGGCACCGGAGTTCGCGGTGGCGGTCGACGCGGCCCTCGTCGGCCGGCCGGACCTCGCCGTGGGCGGCGTCGTCGGGTCGAACCTGTTCAACTTCGGCATCCTCGGCGGTGTCGTCCTTCTCGCGGGCACGAGCGTCGCGGTGCCCCGGGAACTGGTGCGCCGCGACGGCCCGATGGTCCTCCTCGCGACGGCACTCGTACTCTGGTTCGTCCGCGACCTGCGCTTCTCGTCCGTCGAGGGCGGCGTCCTCCTGGTCCTGTTCGTCGTCTACCTCGTCGTCCTGTTCGTCCGCGGGGCCGACCTGCCCCCGGAGTCCGCGGCGGCCCCCGCCCGGTGGTTCTCCCCTCTGCTCGCCGTCGCAGGCATCGTCGCCATCGCCGCGGGCGCGAACGGTGTCGTCTCGGCCGCGAGCGACCTCGCGCGCCTGCTCGGCGTCTCGGAGTGGGTCATCGGCGTCACCGTCGTCGCCATCGGGACCTCCTCGCCCGAAATCGCGGCGAGCGTCGTCGCCGCCCGGCGCGGGTTCGCTACCATCGCCGTCGGCAACGTACTGGGGAGCAACCTGTTCAACCTGCTCGGCGTCCTCGGCGTGGCCGCCGTCGTTGCCCCCCTCCCGGTCGCGGACGAAGCGGTCGGGCAGACGGCGTGGCTCCTCGGTCTCTCGGTCGTCGCCGTCGGCCTCGTCGCCAGCGGCCGCCGACTCTCCCGGCCGGAGGGGTCCCTACTCCTCGGTGCCGTCCTCGTCCGGTGGGCGCTCGACCTCCTCTGA
- a CDS encoding HD domain-containing protein — translation MLDAVRDRARPFFEGAAPAHDWHHVERVGRLARTLARLDDDETVLLAAVYLHDVGREREARGEVEDHAVWGAERAREILPDVGADEDTTDHVAHCVRAHRYSGSVEPETREARVLCDADNLDAMGAVGIGRAFAHGGTLGHPMHGDEASQLAHAKGKLLSLRDRMYTERGRELAAHRHSVVEEFVAEFEAELAGER, via the coding sequence ATGCTCGACGCCGTCCGCGACCGCGCCCGCCCGTTCTTCGAGGGGGCGGCCCCCGCTCACGACTGGCACCACGTCGAACGGGTCGGACGCCTCGCCCGGACGCTCGCCCGTCTCGACGACGACGAGACGGTCCTCCTCGCCGCCGTCTACCTCCACGACGTGGGACGCGAACGGGAGGCACGCGGGGAAGTCGAGGACCACGCCGTCTGGGGGGCGGAGCGTGCCCGCGAGATTCTGCCCGACGTGGGGGCGGACGAGGACACGACGGACCACGTCGCCCACTGCGTGCGCGCCCACCGGTACTCCGGGAGCGTCGAACCGGAGACGCGCGAGGCGCGCGTCCTCTGTGACGCGGACAACCTCGACGCGATGGGCGCGGTGGGTATCGGGCGGGCGTTCGCCCACGGCGGGACGCTCGGTCACCCGATGCACGGCGACGAGGCGAGCCAACTCGCCCACGCGAAGGGGAAACTGCTCTCGCTGCGCGACCGGATGTACACCGAGCGGGGCCGGGAACTCGCGGCTCACCGCCACTCGGTGGTCGAGGAGTTCGTCGCGGAGTTCGAGGCGGAACTGGCGGGCGAGCGCTGA
- the thsA gene encoding thermosome subunit alpha produces MGNQPLIVLSEDSQRTSGRDAQSMNITAGKAVAEAVRTTLGPKGMDKMLVDNSGNVVVTNDGVTILDEMDIEHPAANMIVEVAQTQEDEVGDGTTTAVVITGELLAKAEDLLEQDIHATILAQGYRQASQKAKEVLEDMAIEVGADDTEILEQIASTAMTGKGAETAKDTLSTLVVSAVQAVADDEGIDTDNVKVEKVVGGSVDESELVEGVIIGKERVHDNMPYAAEDANIALLDTAIEVKETEIDAEVNVTDPDQLQQFLDQEEKQLKEMVDKLKSVGADVVFCQKGIDDMAQHYLAQEGIIAVRRAKKSDMKRLARATGGRLVSNVDDITEDDLGFAGSVAQKDIGGDERIFVEDVEEAKSVTLILRGGTEHVVDEVERAIDDSLGVVRVTLEDGKVLPGGGAPETELALELREYADSVGGREQLAIEAFADAIDVIPRTLAENAGLDPIDSLVDLRSKHSAGEQTSGLDAYTGDVVNMQDDGVVEPLRVKTQAVESATEAAVMILRIDDVIAAGDLKGGGSSDDDEDEMPPGGGGMGGGMGGMGGGMGGMM; encoded by the coding sequence ATGGGCAACCAGCCCCTCATCGTACTGTCGGAGGACAGCCAGCGGACCTCCGGGCGAGATGCCCAGTCGATGAACATCACGGCCGGGAAAGCGGTCGCCGAAGCGGTTCGGACGACACTCGGCCCGAAGGGGATGGACAAGATGCTCGTGGACAACTCGGGCAACGTCGTCGTCACGAACGACGGCGTGACCATCCTCGACGAGATGGACATCGAGCACCCCGCGGCGAACATGATCGTCGAGGTCGCCCAGACCCAGGAGGACGAGGTCGGCGACGGCACCACGACGGCCGTCGTCATCACGGGCGAACTCCTCGCGAAGGCCGAGGACCTCCTCGAACAGGACATCCACGCCACCATCCTCGCACAGGGCTACCGCCAGGCCTCCCAGAAGGCCAAGGAAGTCCTCGAGGACATGGCCATCGAGGTCGGCGCCGACGACACCGAGATCCTCGAACAGATCGCTTCGACCGCGATGACCGGCAAGGGCGCGGAGACCGCGAAGGACACGCTCTCGACGCTCGTCGTCAGCGCCGTGCAGGCCGTCGCCGACGACGAGGGTATCGACACGGACAACGTCAAAGTCGAGAAGGTCGTCGGTGGCTCCGTCGACGAGTCCGAACTCGTCGAGGGCGTCATCATCGGCAAGGAGCGCGTCCACGACAACATGCCCTACGCCGCCGAGGACGCCAACATCGCGCTCCTCGACACGGCAATCGAGGTCAAGGAGACCGAGATCGACGCCGAGGTCAACGTCACGGACCCCGACCAGCTCCAGCAGTTCCTCGACCAGGAGGAAAAACAGCTGAAGGAGATGGTCGACAAACTGAAATCGGTCGGTGCCGACGTCGTCTTCTGTCAGAAGGGCATCGACGACATGGCCCAGCACTACCTCGCACAGGAGGGCATCATCGCCGTCCGCCGGGCCAAGAAGAGCGACATGAAGCGCCTCGCCCGCGCGACGGGCGGTCGCCTCGTCTCCAACGTCGACGATATCACCGAGGACGACCTCGGCTTCGCCGGCAGCGTCGCCCAGAAGGACATCGGCGGCGACGAGCGCATCTTCGTCGAGGACGTCGAGGAGGCCAAGTCCGTCACGCTCATCCTCCGCGGCGGCACGGAGCACGTCGTCGACGAGGTCGAACGCGCCATCGACGACTCGCTCGGCGTGGTGCGCGTCACGCTGGAGGACGGCAAGGTCCTCCCCGGCGGCGGCGCTCCGGAGACGGAACTCGCCCTCGAACTGCGCGAGTACGCCGACAGCGTCGGCGGGCGCGAGCAGCTCGCCATCGAGGCGTTCGCGGACGCCATCGACGTCATCCCCCGCACGCTCGCGGAGAACGCCGGGCTCGATCCCATCGACTCGCTGGTCGACCTGCGCTCGAAGCACTCGGCCGGCGAGCAGACCTCGGGGCTGGACGCCTACACGGGTGACGTCGTGAACATGCAGGACGACGGCGTCGTCGAACCCCTGCGTGTCAAGACGCAGGCCGTCGAGAGCGCCACCGAGGCCGCCGTGATGATCCTCCGCATCGACGACGTCATCGCGGCCGGCGACCTCAAGGGCGGCGGCAGCAGCGACGACGACGAGGACGAGATGCCGCCCGGCGGTGGCGGTATGGGCGGCGGCATGGGCGGTATGGGCGGCGGCATGGGCGGCATGATGTAA
- a CDS encoding GNAT family N-acetyltransferase has protein sequence MDVREATPADVSALRSVARRSWERDPVLTRETATETVDEWYGEEQLAADVEASDVRVLVAVAEDVVGFSHGIVDGDVGTVMRLYVDPDYRREGIGSHLLEAACRDMAKRGVERVQAMTLAANDPGNEFYRANGFERVSTGRTVIGGESYPEHVYVRAVA, from the coding sequence ATGGACGTACGCGAAGCGACGCCGGCGGACGTGTCGGCGCTCCGGTCGGTCGCACGCCGGTCGTGGGAGCGCGACCCGGTATTGACACGGGAGACGGCCACCGAAACCGTCGACGAGTGGTACGGCGAGGAGCAACTCGCCGCGGACGTGGAAGCCAGCGACGTGCGCGTCCTCGTCGCCGTCGCGGAGGACGTGGTGGGGTTCTCCCACGGTATCGTCGACGGCGACGTGGGGACGGTGATGCGCCTCTACGTGGACCCGGACTACCGCCGGGAGGGCATCGGGTCGCACCTGCTCGAGGCGGCCTGCCGAGACATGGCGAAGCGGGGCGTCGAACGCGTACAGGCGATGACCCTCGCCGCGAACGACCCCGGCAACGAGTTCTACCGCGCCAACGGGTTCGAACGCGTCTCGACGGGCCGGACCGTCATCGGTGGGGAGTCCTACCCCGAACACGTCTACGTACGGGCCGTGGCGTGA
- the paaE gene encoding 1,2-phenylacetyl-CoA epoxidase subunit PaaE translates to MRRLDPSVEAGGDSEPAACPYCGGTNTEREHPKGPSLCRSIHYCNDCLEPFEAVG, encoded by the coding sequence ATGAGACGCCTCGACCCCTCGGTCGAGGCCGGCGGCGACAGCGAACCGGCGGCCTGTCCCTACTGCGGCGGGACGAACACCGAACGCGAACACCCGAAGGGGCCGTCGCTCTGTCGGTCCATCCACTACTGCAACGACTGCCTCGAACCGTTCGAGGCGGTGGGCTGA
- the paaD gene encoding 1,2-phenylacetyl-CoA epoxidase subunit PaaD — protein sequence MSEYDTSEAEFDDLDATLDGEGPTYCAYTDYTPGKPAAEQGIPATGEGSEGLEHAVWDALYEVEDPEMPVSVVDLGLIYGVLVEEVGEETVARVRMTLTYTGCPARSMLMGDIEEAAASPEGVDRSEVELVWSPEWSIEFVTEAGREDLREFGVSI from the coding sequence ATGTCTGAGTACGACACCTCGGAGGCGGAGTTCGACGACCTCGACGCCACGCTCGACGGCGAGGGCCCCACCTACTGTGCGTACACCGACTACACGCCGGGGAAACCCGCCGCCGAACAGGGTATCCCCGCGACGGGTGAGGGGTCCGAAGGGCTGGAACACGCCGTTTGGGACGCCCTCTACGAGGTGGAGGACCCGGAGATGCCCGTCTCCGTCGTCGATTTGGGCCTCATCTACGGCGTCCTCGTGGAGGAAGTGGGCGAAGAGACCGTCGCGCGCGTCCGGATGACGCTCACCTACACCGGGTGTCCGGCCCGGTCGATGCTGATGGGCGACATCGAGGAGGCGGCGGCCTCGCCGGAGGGAGTTGACCGGAGCGAGGTCGAACTCGTCTGGAGTCCCGAGTGGTCCATCGAGTTCGTCACCGAGGCGGGAAGAGAGGACCTGCGGGAGTTCGGGGTGTCGATATGA
- the paaC gene encoding 1,2-phenylacetyl-CoA epoxidase subunit PaaC, translated as MAVLGTPGELSEREREAVQSLLFALADDEFVLADRYTEWQCQGPTLEADIAIANIAQDELGHARLWYDLLQDFGPSESELIWERDPEAFRHSTLVERPFAAGDWADAVVRSYLYDVAEFLQLEALTETTYPRIADRVGKVRGEEHYHREHAQNWLERLCEDEAGRRRVQDAVDELFPHALTLFVPTEHEADIVELAIRPTPIDQLRDEWLSIVGTFLDGLGVSLPMDPDDDPDEFLPGARGRDGSHTDPWFRQFNELTYTYRMLDRTEAPRLMPDPDDV; from the coding sequence ATGGCGGTGCTGGGTACCCCGGGCGAACTCTCGGAACGTGAGCGCGAGGCCGTCCAGTCGCTCCTCTTCGCCCTCGCGGACGACGAGTTCGTCCTCGCGGACCGCTACACCGAGTGGCAGTGTCAGGGGCCGACGCTGGAGGCCGACATCGCCATCGCGAACATCGCGCAGGACGAACTCGGGCACGCCCGCCTCTGGTACGACTTGCTTCAGGACTTCGGTCCCTCGGAGTCCGAACTCATCTGGGAGCGCGACCCGGAGGCGTTCCGCCACTCGACGCTCGTCGAACGCCCCTTCGCCGCAGGCGACTGGGCTGACGCCGTCGTCCGCAGTTACCTCTACGACGTGGCGGAGTTCCTCCAGTTGGAGGCGCTGACCGAGACGACGTACCCCCGCATCGCCGACCGGGTGGGGAAGGTCAGAGGCGAGGAGCACTACCACCGCGAACACGCCCAGAACTGGCTCGAACGGCTCTGCGAGGACGAGGCGGGGCGGAGACGGGTGCAGGACGCGGTGGACGAGTTGTTCCCCCACGCGCTGACGCTGTTCGTCCCCACCGAGCACGAGGCCGACATCGTGGAACTGGCGATTCGCCCGACGCCCATCGACCAGCTGCGCGACGAGTGGCTCAGCATCGTCGGGACGTTCCTCGACGGCCTCGGCGTCTCCCTCCCGATGGACCCCGACGACGACCCGGACGAGTTCCTGCCCGGCGCGCGCGGGCGCGACGGGAGCCACACCGACCCGTGGTTCCGCCAGTTCAACGAACTCACCTACACGTACCGCATGCTCGACCGCACCGAGGCGCCCCGCCTCATGCCGGACCCCGACGATGTCTGA
- the paaB gene encoding 1,2-phenylacetyl-CoA epoxidase subunit PaaB — translation MIFEVFRQEKRKDYHVHVGNVHAPDREMAQLFAQVMHARRKPAHSLWVVPKEEITEVDSDDEGIAMGGLTQKQYRWATNYNTDETFAQEIEDSQREQEVAERGREEAAEGN, via the coding sequence ATGATATTCGAAGTCTTCAGACAGGAGAAGCGCAAGGACTACCACGTTCACGTGGGCAACGTCCACGCTCCCGACCGGGAGATGGCGCAACTGTTCGCGCAGGTGATGCACGCCCGCCGGAAGCCCGCCCACTCGCTGTGGGTCGTCCCGAAGGAGGAGATAACGGAGGTCGACTCCGACGACGAGGGCATCGCCATGGGCGGCCTCACCCAGAAGCAGTACCGCTGGGCGACGAACTACAACACCGACGAGACGTTCGCACAGGAGATAGAGGACTCCCAGCGCGAACAGGAGGTCGCAGAGCGTGGCCGCGAGGAAGCCGCGGAGGGCAACTGA
- the paaA gene encoding 1,2-phenylacetyl-CoA epoxidase subunit PaaA — translation MDLEEVKARAGPREFGPTDDMPEEYRKAATRMIQFHANSEIMGAYIERPFIRQAPSLDRKLAVSAQVQDEIGHGQLLYRAAENLGIKTREQMLDELANGQGKFLNCFHYPLDDWYELPMIMFFVDGAAMRRQATLKRTSWEPYAHAIDKICFEEGFHIKHGEDILKELGTGTRRDQERLQQAFEKWWPRILQFFGPTDDKSTHNDFSTAVGLKTMSNDALRTAFLNVYLPKAEKYGLEIPDSPRVEFNEETERYEVEEDDLDWDEFMQIARNEYPQGKGQIAKRHRTQEAVEWVRETIENPRTAPSAAD, via the coding sequence ATGGACCTCGAGGAAGTGAAAGCGCGCGCCGGCCCGCGGGAGTTCGGGCCGACCGACGATATGCCCGAGGAGTACCGCAAGGCGGCCACGCGGATGATCCAGTTCCACGCGAACAGCGAGATCATGGGCGCGTACATCGAACGCCCGTTCATCCGGCAGGCACCCAGTCTGGACCGGAAGCTCGCCGTCTCCGCGCAGGTGCAAGACGAGATCGGCCACGGACAGTTGCTGTACCGGGCCGCCGAGAACCTCGGCATCAAGACCCGAGAGCAGATGCTTGACGAACTGGCGAACGGGCAGGGGAAGTTCCTCAACTGCTTTCACTACCCGCTCGACGACTGGTACGAACTGCCGATGATCATGTTCTTCGTCGACGGGGCGGCGATGCGCCGGCAGGCCACCCTCAAGCGCACCTCGTGGGAGCCGTACGCCCACGCCATCGACAAGATCTGCTTCGAGGAGGGCTTCCACATCAAACACGGCGAGGACATCCTGAAGGAACTCGGCACGGGCACCCGCCGCGATCAGGAGCGCCTCCAGCAGGCCTTCGAGAAGTGGTGGCCGCGCATCCTGCAGTTCTTCGGGCCGACCGACGACAAGTCGACGCACAACGACTTCTCGACGGCGGTGGGCCTGAAGACGATGAGCAACGACGCCCTCCGCACCGCGTTCCTCAACGTCTATCTCCCGAAGGCCGAGAAGTACGGCCTCGAGATTCCCGACTCGCCGCGCGTCGAGTTCAACGAGGAGACGGAGCGCTACGAGGTGGAAGAAGACGACCTGGACTGGGACGAGTTCATGCAGATCGCGAGAAACGAGTACCCGCAGGGGAAGGGTCAGATAGCCAAGCGCCACCGCACTCAGGAGGCCGTCGAGTGGGTGCGTGAGACCATCGAGAACCCCCGAACCGCCCCGTCGGCGGCCGACTGA
- a CDS encoding helix-turn-helix domain-containing protein, giving the protein MIAECLVVEFAVSGDDCPLADASRAVGVTVDAQPPQLRADGNALLQFGAPDDDRLAQVLDADPRIRYLHRARKDGRANFRCLSKHPCVVHELVSAGFVAESLSYRDGNARFTGAVVGYDVLEGVMNRAGETVGVRLERVHPLGADEDRSVAQRWNVTPRQEAAIRTALAMGYYAVPREVDAAGVAAELGISKSAFLERLRRGERALFAQLFG; this is encoded by the coding sequence ATGATTGCGGAGTGTCTCGTCGTGGAGTTCGCCGTCTCCGGCGACGACTGCCCGCTGGCGGACGCCTCGCGGGCCGTTGGCGTGACCGTCGACGCCCAGCCCCCACAGCTCAGAGCCGACGGCAACGCCCTCCTGCAGTTCGGCGCGCCCGACGACGACCGACTCGCGCAGGTCCTCGACGCCGACCCGAGGATTCGCTACCTCCACCGCGCGCGCAAGGACGGCCGCGCGAACTTCCGTTGTCTGTCGAAACACCCCTGCGTCGTCCACGAACTCGTCAGCGCGGGGTTCGTCGCGGAGTCCCTCTCCTACCGCGACGGGAACGCCCGCTTTACCGGCGCGGTCGTCGGATACGACGTGCTGGAGGGCGTGATGAACCGCGCCGGCGAGACCGTGGGCGTGCGCCTCGAACGGGTTCACCCCCTCGGTGCCGACGAGGACCGGTCGGTCGCCCAGCGCTGGAACGTCACGCCGCGACAGGAGGCGGCCATCCGCACCGCCCTCGCGATGGGCTACTACGCCGTCCCGCGCGAGGTGGACGCCGCGGGCGTGGCGGCGGAACTCGGCATCAGCAAGTCGGCGTTCCTCGAACGACTCCGCCGCGGGGAGCGCGCGCTGTTCGCCCAGTTGTTCGGCTAA